A single genomic interval of Musa acuminata AAA Group cultivar baxijiao chromosome BXJ3-4, Cavendish_Baxijiao_AAA, whole genome shotgun sequence harbors:
- the LOC135582943 gene encoding ADP-ribosylation factor 1-like, translating into MGLTFTRLFSRLFSKKEMRILMVGLDAAGKTTILYKLKLGEIVTTIPTIGFNVETVEYKNISFTVWDVGGQDKIRPLWRHYFQNTQGLIFVVDSNDRDRIIEARDELHRMLNEDELRDAVLLVFANKQDLPNAMNAAEITDKLGLHSLRQRHWYIQSTCATSGEGLYEGLDWLSNNIVSKA; encoded by the exons ATGGGGCTCACCTTTACGAGGTTATTTAGCCGGCTTTTCTCGAAGAAGGAGATGAGGATCTTGATGGTCGGGCTTGATGCGGCTGGTAAAACGACGATCTTGTACAAGCTCAAGCTCGGAGAAATAGTCACTACCATCCCCACTATAG GATTTAATGTGGAGACTGTAGAGTACAAGAACATTAGTTTCACCGTTTGGGATGTTGGTGGTCAAGATAAG ATCAGACCTCTATGGAGGCACTACTTCCAGAACACCCAGGGCCTTATTTTTGTTGTCGACAGCAATGACAGAGATCGTATTATTGAGGCAAGGGATGAACTGCATAGGATGCTAAATGAG GACGAGTTACGTGATGCTGTGTTGCTTGTGTTTGCAAATAAAcaagatcttccaaatgcaatGAATGCAGCTGAAATTACAGATAAGCTTGGCCTCCATTCCCTGCGTCAACGACACTG GTACATACAGAGCACATGTGCTACATCTGGTGAAGGTTTGTACGAGGGACTGGATTGGCTCTCCAACAATATCGTCAGCAAG GCTTGA
- the LOC103981087 gene encoding F-box protein SKIP24 translates to MSVLPDEIWTLILEMGTAFGRLTYRDLCALAIASRRLNRLARDPALWATLLALDFPAGRHEPHDKATSVKSLYRIRFERDKARQLAAARRAVLYAESRVAASRKRLEELESSLAREGKRLKAAVSELTDLERARTASVALNVWQPQVVRGRQKQIVEQCTVPVESRLGALKMEIKVCKQQIAIFNKAYNEEKKKLSEYNEALTSLKYHPLRSNFDSTIRHSNKRKRLKQSSDLKYGDGPVEQERVESLPNKSI, encoded by the exons aTGTCGGTGCTTCCGGACGAGATATGGACCCTAATCCTGGAGATGGGTACTGCCTTCGGCCGCCTCACCTACCGCGACCTCTGCGCCCTCGCCATCGCCTCCCGCCGCCTCAACCGCCTCGCGCGGGACCCGGCCCTCTGGGCCACCCTTCTCGCCCTCGACTTTCCCGCTGGCCGACATGAGCCCCACGACAAGGCCACTTCGGTCAAATCCCTCTACCGGATCAG GTTCGAGAGGGACAAGGCGAGGCAGCTCGCCGCCGCGAGGCGCGCGGTGCTCTATGCGGAGAGTCGTGTGGCTGCTTCACGGAAGAGGCTGGAGGAGTTGGAATCGTCGTTGGCACGCGAGGGCAAGAGGCTGAAGGCCGCTGTATCTGAGTTAACTgatttggagagagcaag GACTGCATCTGTTGCTCTAAATGTATGGCAGCCACAAGTAGTTCGTGGGAGACAAAAGCAGATAGTTGAGCAATGCACTGTGCCAGTTGAATCTCGCCTTGGTGCTTTAAAGATGGAAATTAAAGTTTGTAAGCAACAGATTGCTATTTTTAACAAGGCCTAT AATGAGGAGAAGAAAAAGCTGAGTGAGTACAATGAAGCACTGACTTCACTGAAGTATCACCCCCTAAGAAGTAATTTTGATTCGACCATCAGACATTCTAACAAGCGAAAAAGGCTCAAGCAAAGTAGTGACT TGAAATATGGTGATGGTCCAGTTGAGCAGGAAAGGGTAGAGAGCCTCCCTAACAAAAGCATTTAG
- the LOC103981088 gene encoding probable arabinosyltransferase ARAD1 — MANRNIQQYGHVCRKPFFFSLSFAIILVLPYLFFWDYAGKPVVNHVLPKEKIFSVIENRGIPARDHDAEPSSFREPSFLDQFGATDEEPERCHPSKALLKVFMYDLPPEFHFGLLGWDGDGKSVWPDIQTKIPKYPGGLNLQHSLEYWLTLDLLSSRFPNRSGPCSAARVEDSREADVVFVPFFSSLSYNRHSKVKPPQTVSINKLLQQKLVQFLTAQQEWKRSGGRDHIIMAHHPNSMLDARSKLWPGMFVLADFGRYAPHVANVEKDVIAPYRHLIKTFVNDSSGFDERPTLLYFQGAIYRKDGGSIRQELFYLLRDEKDVHFSFGSVVANGINEASRGMHSAKFCLNIAGDTPSSNRLFDAIASHCVPVIISDDIELPYEDVLDYSKFCIFVRTSDAIREGFLIKLIRGVNREDWTRMWQRLKEVEGFFEFQYPSKKNDAVQMIWQAVARKVPAIRLKVHRSRRFSQFNTQR, encoded by the exons ATGGCCAACAGAAACATACAACAATATGGGCATGTGTGCCGGAAACCCTTCTTTTTTAGTCTCTCCTTTGCAATAATCCTGGTCCTGCCCTACCTCTTCTTCTGGGATTATGCTGGAAAACCAGTAGTCAACCATGTATTGCCAAAAGAAAAGATCTTTTCCGTGATTGAGAACCGAGGTATCCCTGCAAGAGACCATGATGCTGAACCTTCGTCGTTCAGGGAGCCGTCTTTCTTGGATCAATTTGGAGCAACAGATGAAGAGCCCGAGCGATGTCATCCAAGCAAAGCGCTTTTGAAGGTTTTCATGTATGATTTGCCTCCTGAGTTCCACTTTGGTCTTTTGGGTTGGGATGGTGATGGCAAGAGTGTGTGGCCTGATATACAGACCAAAATCCCAAAGTATCCTGGTGGATTGAATCTTCAACATAGTCTTGAGTACTGGCTGACTTTGGATCTCTTGTCTTCAAGATTTCCCAACCGGAGTGGCCCATGCAGTGCGGCGAGGGTTGAGGATTCCCGAGAAGCTGATGTTGTGTTTGTGCCTTTCTTTTCATCGTTGAGCTACAATCGGCATTCAAAGGTCAAGCCACCTCAAACAGTTAGTATAAACAAGTTGTTGCAGCAGAAGTTGGTGCAGTTTTTAACAGCTCAACAGGAATGGAAAAGATCAGGGGGGAGAGACCATATCATAATGGCACACCATCCAAATAGCATGTTAGATGCTCGGTCGAAATTGTGGCCTGGCATGTTTGTTCTTGCAGATTTTGGCCGGTATGCTCCCCACGTAGCTAATGTGGAGAAAGATGTAATTGCTCCCTACAGGCATCTGATCAAGACATTCGTTAATGACTCATCTGGCTTTGATGAACGCCCTACATTATTGTACTTTCAAGGAGCTATCTACAGGAAAGAT GGAGGATCGATCCGACAAGAGTTATTTTATCTTCTAAGGGATGAAAAAGATGTACATTTTTCATTTGGTAGTGTCGTTGCTAATGGGATAAACGAGGCCAGTCGAGGGATGCATTCTGCAAAATTCTGTCTAAATATTGCTGGGGACACGCCATCTTCCAACCGACTATTTGATGCCATAGCTAGCCACTGTGTCCCAGTCATCATCAGTGATGATATCGAGCTCCCATATGAAGATGTACTCGACTATTCCAAGTTTTGCATCTTTGTGCGCACATCTGATGCTATCAGAGAGGGttttctaataaaattaatcAGAGGAGTAAATCGAGAGGACTGGACCCGGATGTGGCAAAGGTTGAAGGAGGTCGAaggcttctttgaatttcagtaccCATCTAAGAAAAATGATGCCGTTCAGATGATATGGCAGGCAGTGGCAAGAAAAGTTCCAGCAATTCGGCTCAAAGTACACAGATCAAGGCGATTCTCTCAGTTCAATACACAAAGATAG